Proteins found in one Mytilus edulis chromosome 2, xbMytEdul2.2, whole genome shotgun sequence genomic segment:
- the LOC139513194 gene encoding ras-related protein Ral-a-like isoform X1 — protein sequence MSKAKAQQPAVIHKVIMVGSGGVGKSALTLQFMYDEFVEDYEPTKADSYRKKVVLDGEEVQIDILDTAGQEDYAAIRDNYFRSGEGFLCVFSITEQESFQATAEFREQILRVKNVNSDKSDDSIPFLLVGNKADLEDKRQVPVEEAQQRCQQWKVPYVETSAKTRANVDKAFYDLLRIMNKAKLNPRTGGKSNTLPYKKSATLKSSNVPKLKADADEQKEIKNQQKCCILQ from the exons ATGTCAAAGGCAAAGGCTCAGCAGCCAGCAGTTATACACAAGGTGATAATGGTTGGCAGTGGAGGTGTAGGAAAATCAGCATTAACATTACAGTTTATGTATGATGAG TTTGTAGAGGATTATGAACCAACAAAAGCTGATTCTTACAGAAAGAAAGTTGTTTTAGATGGTGAGGAAGTTCAGATAGACATTTTAGATACTGCAGGACAGGAGGATTATGCTGCAATCAGAGACAATTATTTTCGTAGTGGTGAAGGATTTTTATGTGTATTCTCAATAACAGAACAAGAATCATTTCAAGCCACAGCTGAATTTAG GGAGCAAATTTTACGTGTCAAAAATGTTAATAGTGATAAAAGTGACGACAGCATTCCTTTTCTGTTGGTTGGGAACAAAGCTGATCTAGAAGACAAACGACAAGTCCCTGTAGAGGAAGCCCAACAACGATGTCAACAATGGAAAGTTCCATACGTAGAAACTTCAGCTAAAACCAGGGCTAATGTTGATAAG GCGTTTTATGATTTATTGCGCATCATGAACAAAGCTAAGTTAAACCCACGAACTGGTGGAAAGTCAAATACATTACCTTACAAGAAATCGGCTACTCTAAAATCTTCAAATGTTCCAAAACTTAAAGCTGATGCAGATGagcaaaaagaaattaaaaatcaaCAGAAATGTTGCATTCTTcaataa
- the LOC139513194 gene encoding ras-related protein Ral-A-like isoform X2 produces the protein MSKAKAQQPAVIHKVIMVGSGGVGKSALTLQFMYDEFVEDYEPTKADSYRKKVVLDGEEVQIDILDTAGQEDYAAIRDNYFRSGEGFLCVFSITEQESFQATAEFREQILRVKNVNSDKSDDSIPFLLVGNKADLEDKRQVPVEEAQQRCQQWKVPYVETSAKTRANVDKVFYDLMREIRSRKMEASKQNNGKIRKKEKSKRKCTIL, from the exons ATGTCAAAGGCAAAGGCTCAGCAGCCAGCAGTTATACACAAGGTGATAATGGTTGGCAGTGGAGGTGTAGGAAAATCAGCATTAACATTACAGTTTATGTATGATGAG TTTGTAGAGGATTATGAACCAACAAAAGCTGATTCTTACAGAAAGAAAGTTGTTTTAGATGGTGAGGAAGTTCAGATAGACATTTTAGATACTGCAGGACAGGAGGATTATGCTGCAATCAGAGACAATTATTTTCGTAGTGGTGAAGGATTTTTATGTGTATTCTCAATAACAGAACAAGAATCATTTCAAGCCACAGCTGAATTTAG GGAGCAAATTTTACGTGTCAAAAATGTTAATAGTGATAAAAGTGACGACAGCATTCCTTTTCTGTTGGTTGGGAACAAAGCTGATCTAGAAGACAAACGACAAGTCCCTGTAGAGGAAGCCCAACAACGATGTCAACAATGGAAAGTTCCATACGTAGAAACTTCAGCTAAAACCAGGGCTAATGTTGATAAG GTATTTTATGATCTAATGAGGGAAATAAGGTCAAGGAAGATGGAAGCTAGTAAACAAAACAATGGAAAgatcagaaaaaaagaaaaatccaagagaaaatgtacaattttatga